A part of Oligoflexus sp. genomic DNA contains:
- a CDS encoding glycerophosphodiester phosphodiesterase: MKVIAHRGACTEALENSWDAFRKAVDGQAHRIELDVHLTRDGHLAIVHDESLERTAGVNKLIADMTRSEVERTVKLTNGEPLPFLDDVFTELLPKIEFNVEVKSPGHATVEALAALIHKQSLAGKVIVSAFMEPTVASFSRDHPEIRIAFLWDKSLWWPMAFQLGPKSFMKKNAVRIFHPDAALVTPGMVRQIKLEGWEIYPYIGLRRETNREQLWSYLMTVGVDGLCTNYPREMQLWLQEALDDSNRFSSSGQLAHSKP, from the coding sequence ATGAAAGTCATAGCACACCGCGGCGCCTGCACAGAAGCCCTGGAAAACAGTTGGGATGCTTTCCGCAAGGCCGTGGATGGTCAGGCCCATCGCATCGAACTCGATGTGCACCTGACGCGCGACGGCCACCTTGCGATCGTGCACGATGAAAGCCTCGAACGCACGGCGGGCGTCAACAAGCTGATCGCGGACATGACCCGTTCGGAAGTCGAACGCACGGTGAAGCTGACCAATGGCGAGCCTTTGCCTTTTTTGGATGATGTCTTCACCGAGCTTCTGCCGAAGATCGAATTCAACGTCGAAGTGAAAAGCCCAGGCCACGCGACAGTCGAGGCTTTGGCGGCTTTGATCCATAAGCAGAGCCTTGCGGGCAAGGTGATCGTGTCGGCTTTTATGGAACCCACTGTCGCATCTTTTTCCCGGGATCATCCAGAAATTCGCATCGCTTTCCTCTGGGACAAAAGCCTTTGGTGGCCCATGGCCTTTCAATTGGGCCCGAAGAGTTTCATGAAGAAAAACGCCGTTCGCATTTTTCATCCCGATGCCGCGCTCGTGACCCCAGGCATGGTCCGGCAGATCAAACTCGAAGGCTGGGAAATTTATCCCTACATCGGCCTGCGTCGGGAGACCAACCGCGAGCAGCTCTGGTCCTATCTCATGACCGTCGGCGTTGATGGTCTTTGCACCAACTATCCGCGCGAGATGCAGCTCTGGCTGCAGGAGGCTCTGGATGACTCCAACCGTTTCAGCAGCTCTGGACAACTGGCACATAGCAAACCTTGA
- a CDS encoding glycosyltransferase family 1 protein: MRIAIDARMIKQGSMHGIARYVFQLLNGLKIGPSRHRFFIFVNRDSPLFSEEWPEHMELVPAQAPWISLSEQRELPKLLSQLRIDLFHAPSFVAPIFVPCSMVMTIHDLNHMVLPQFYTLFHQMYYQLVVRRSIKRSRFILTVSKFSKKEIVRTLNLDPSKIFVTYNGVSEDYRPIMDREYLEYVRDIYGLPERFILCVSNNKPHKNVHQLVRAYCYSNVDVPLVLASPTDANLIKIAENYGKKHLIYFSKFIEECHLPAVYSLTDLFVYPSTYEGFGLPPLEALACGTPVVVARSSSLPEVVGDNAIFANPFDYKAIAAALEQGVYDRGLRDILHHKGLVHSRRFSWDQMIDKTLKVYELCERQPLSDSSDPAVTALASTGPLRNDSGRERG; this comes from the coding sequence GTGCGGATTGCGATTGATGCCCGTATGATCAAACAGGGCAGCATGCATGGCATCGCGCGCTATGTTTTTCAGCTTTTGAATGGTTTGAAAATTGGTCCCTCACGGCATCGGTTTTTTATTTTCGTCAACCGCGATTCTCCGCTTTTTTCGGAAGAGTGGCCGGAGCATATGGAGCTGGTGCCAGCCCAGGCGCCCTGGATCAGTCTGAGCGAGCAGCGGGAATTGCCGAAGCTTTTGAGCCAGCTGCGGATTGACCTCTTCCATGCCCCATCGTTCGTGGCGCCGATCTTCGTGCCCTGTTCGATGGTGATGACCATTCACGACCTGAATCATATGGTTCTGCCGCAGTTTTATACCTTATTTCATCAGATGTATTACCAGCTTGTGGTGCGTCGCAGCATCAAGCGCTCGCGTTTTATCCTGACGGTGAGCAAGTTCAGCAAGAAGGAAATCGTTCGCACCCTGAACCTGGATCCTTCGAAAATCTTTGTGACTTATAACGGGGTCTCGGAAGATTATCGGCCGATCATGGATCGTGAGTATCTGGAGTATGTCCGCGATATCTATGGGCTTCCCGAACGTTTCATCCTCTGCGTCTCCAACAATAAACCGCATAAGAACGTGCATCAATTGGTGCGCGCCTACTGCTATTCCAACGTGGATGTGCCGCTGGTCCTGGCCAGTCCCACGGACGCCAATTTGATAAAAATCGCCGAGAATTACGGCAAAAAGCATCTGATCTATTTTTCCAAGTTCATCGAGGAATGCCACCTTCCGGCCGTGTATTCCCTGACGGATTTGTTTGTCTATCCTTCCACTTACGAGGGTTTCGGCCTGCCGCCGCTCGAGGCTCTGGCCTGTGGGACGCCAGTCGTGGTCGCGCGTTCGTCGAGTCTGCCCGAGGTGGTCGGTGACAATGCCATCTTTGCCAATCCCTTCGACTATAAGGCTATCGCCGCAGCCCTGGAGCAGGGCGTTTATGATCGCGGCCTGCGCGACATCCTGCACCACAAGGGTTTGGTTCACTCCCGGCGTTTTTCCTGGGATCAAATGATCGATAAAACATTGAAGGTCTACGAACTCTGTGAACGGCAGCCATTGTCTGATAGCTCGGATCCAGCAGTAACCGCGCTGGCATCGACTGGCCCCCTGCGGAATGATTCTGGACGCGAGCGAGGTTAA
- a CDS encoding glycosyltransferase family 1 protein, whose translation MRIGINGRFLVAKRTGVQRAAYNLIKTLFEIDRENEYILFTGEEQAKEWNYPNVKLVTSRLKVGENLRNHLWEQFVLPRLARKHEVDILHSPANMAPLFYRGASIVHIHDLCFVVNPQWYSYLFHTAYNVAIPRLAKRASRVITNSNNSRNDLLQFYQVDASKVRLIYWAVDQTFGSEPVADRRIEEEGDYILYVGSLEPRKNIATLIEAYEQLRTDNPDLKTKLILIGGESPLFAAVRLQIKQFHNDVVFKGFVSDDELKQYYRNALVVAYPSLYEGFGLPPLEAMASGAPVVTSNTSSLPEVVGDAALMVSPYDCAQLAGTLARVIRDRRLREEMRRRGFEQVKKFNWYRVARNVLAVYYEVYCETGQGRGDACMPFEKWQQMIKREERYIKQSSELPIERPRLRSQGPIMNPPVLHPRGTAQL comes from the coding sequence GTGCGCATAGGTATTAACGGGCGTTTTTTGGTGGCCAAGCGAACCGGCGTTCAACGGGCTGCGTATAATTTGATTAAAACCCTCTTCGAGATTGATCGGGAAAATGAATACATTCTCTTCACCGGCGAGGAGCAGGCGAAGGAATGGAATTATCCCAACGTGAAGCTGGTCACGAGCCGGCTGAAGGTCGGTGAGAACCTGCGCAATCACCTTTGGGAGCAGTTCGTGCTGCCGCGCCTGGCCCGCAAGCACGAGGTGGATATTCTGCATTCACCAGCGAACATGGCGCCGCTTTTCTATCGAGGCGCGTCCATCGTCCACATTCACGATCTTTGCTTCGTCGTGAATCCCCAGTGGTACAGCTATCTCTTCCACACAGCTTATAACGTCGCCATCCCGCGTCTGGCCAAGCGCGCGTCGCGGGTGATCACGAACAGCAACAATTCGCGCAATGACCTTCTTCAGTTCTATCAGGTCGATGCCAGCAAGGTGCGGCTCATCTATTGGGCTGTCGATCAAACCTTTGGCTCGGAGCCGGTTGCCGATCGTCGCATCGAAGAGGAAGGCGATTACATTCTTTACGTGGGATCGCTTGAGCCACGGAAAAATATTGCGACGCTGATCGAAGCCTATGAGCAGCTGAGGACGGATAACCCCGATCTGAAGACGAAATTGATCCTGATCGGCGGTGAGAGTCCGCTGTTTGCGGCCGTACGCCTGCAAATCAAGCAGTTTCATAACGATGTCGTGTTCAAGGGCTTCGTCAGTGATGACGAGCTGAAGCAATACTATCGCAACGCTTTGGTCGTGGCGTATCCCAGCCTTTACGAGGGTTTTGGCCTGCCGCCCCTGGAAGCGATGGCGAGCGGCGCGCCTGTGGTGACGTCCAACACCAGCTCGCTGCCGGAAGTCGTCGGGGATGCCGCTCTTATGGTTAGTCCATATGACTGTGCTCAACTGGCTGGAACTCTGGCTCGTGTCATTCGCGACCGTCGCCTGCGTGAGGAAATGCGCCGCCGCGGTTTCGAGCAGGTGAAGAAGTTCAACTGGTACAGAGTTGCCAGAAATGTGCTGGCAGTATATTACGAAGTTTACTGCGAAACGGGTCAAGGTCGTGGTGATGCCTGCATGCCTTTTGAAAAGTGGCAGCAGATGATCAAAAGGGAAGAGCGTTACATCAAGCAGTCGTCCGAGCTTCCCATCGAGCGTCCCCGGCTACGCAGTCAGGGTCCAATCATGAACCCTCCCGTCCTGCACCCACGAGGGACTGCACAACTATGA
- the asnS gene encoding asparagine--tRNA ligase, with product MLRERVKHILQQGRDGQSVTVRAWVRSKRVSKNVAFVVVNDGSSQRDLQLVVDANNPSFGKLEEVSTGAAIRVDGVLKKSEGKGQDWEVHVDKLEVYGSCPEDYPLQKKGHTLEFLRDIAHLRGRTNTFGAVYRVRNQLAFLIHEFFQSHGFQWAHTPIITASDCEGAGEMFQVTTLDPNKLPRDAKGEIDFKQDFFGKRANLTVSGQLNGEAMALGLGDIYTFGPTFRAENSNTTRHLAEFWMVEPEMAFADLQDDMVLAEEFLRFLFREIVRRCPEELGFLGQHYKNMTPEMIASLSEQAFGRISYTDAIKELTAAKVQFEYPVSWGIDLQTEHERYLTDTVFQKPVIVTDYPKDFKAFYMRLNRDNKTVAAMDVLVPRIGEIIGGSQREDRIDVLTQRMKDVHINPDDLAWYLDLRRYGGCPHAGFGLGFERLVQYVTGMANIRDVIPFPRFPQGVAF from the coding sequence GTGCTACGTGAACGAGTCAAACATATTCTGCAGCAAGGTCGTGACGGACAATCCGTTACAGTTCGCGCCTGGGTTCGTTCCAAGCGGGTTTCCAAAAACGTGGCTTTCGTCGTCGTGAACGATGGATCCAGCCAGCGCGATCTGCAGCTTGTGGTTGACGCCAATAATCCAAGCTTCGGCAAGCTCGAAGAAGTCAGCACCGGCGCTGCGATTCGCGTGGACGGCGTTCTGAAAAAATCAGAAGGCAAGGGCCAGGACTGGGAAGTTCATGTCGACAAGCTCGAAGTCTATGGCAGCTGCCCCGAGGATTATCCTCTGCAGAAGAAAGGCCATACCCTGGAGTTCCTGCGCGACATCGCCCACCTGCGCGGCCGCACGAATACCTTCGGTGCCGTTTATCGGGTGCGTAATCAGCTGGCCTTCCTTATCCATGAATTCTTTCAAAGCCATGGCTTCCAGTGGGCCCATACACCTATCATTACCGCGTCCGACTGCGAAGGCGCGGGCGAGATGTTCCAGGTTACGACCCTGGATCCGAACAAGCTGCCGCGTGATGCCAAGGGCGAGATTGATTTCAAGCAGGACTTTTTTGGCAAAAGGGCCAACCTGACGGTTTCGGGTCAGCTCAACGGCGAGGCCATGGCCCTTGGCCTTGGTGACATCTACACCTTCGGTCCCACTTTCCGGGCGGAAAACTCCAACACCACGCGCCACCTGGCCGAGTTCTGGATGGTCGAGCCGGAGATGGCCTTTGCAGACCTTCAGGATGACATGGTCCTGGCTGAGGAATTTTTGCGCTTCCTCTTCCGCGAGATCGTGCGCCGCTGTCCAGAAGAACTGGGTTTCCTGGGTCAGCACTATAAAAATATGACGCCCGAAATGATTGCGAGCCTGAGTGAGCAGGCCTTTGGTCGTATCAGCTATACTGACGCTATCAAGGAATTGACCGCGGCCAAGGTTCAATTTGAATATCCCGTGTCCTGGGGCATCGACCTTCAAACCGAACACGAGCGCTATTTGACGGACACGGTCTTCCAAAAGCCTGTGATTGTGACGGATTATCCCAAGGATTTCAAAGCCTTCTACATGCGCCTTAACCGCGACAATAAGACGGTTGCTGCGATGGATGTTTTGGTCCCGCGGATTGGCGAGATCATCGGTGGTTCACAGCGTGAAGATCGCATCGACGTTCTGACGCAGAGAATGAAAGATGTGCATATCAACCCAGATGATCTGGCTTGGTATCTTGATCTGCGCCGTTATGGCGGTTGTCCTCACGCAGGATTTGGCCTTGGCTTTGAACGCCTTGTGCAGTATGTCACAGGTATGGCCAACATTCGGGATGTGATTCCCTTCCCGCGTTTCCCGCAGGGTGTTGCGTTTTGA
- the rplM gene encoding 50S ribosomal protein L13 yields the protein MKTTSIKPSDIKKQWVLIDATGQSVGRLASQIAYILRGKHKASFVPHLDNGDNVVVVNASKAVFTGRKLENKFYYHHSSYVGGIKAVVAKDLLANKPERVLEHAVRGMLPHNKLGRKVFHNVKIYAGNEHPHEAQKPVAAPARLVK from the coding sequence ATGAAGACCACGAGCATTAAACCCTCTGATATCAAAAAGCAGTGGGTTCTGATCGACGCTACCGGTCAGTCAGTCGGCCGATTGGCTTCCCAAATCGCATACATTCTGCGTGGAAAGCACAAGGCAAGCTTCGTCCCTCACTTGGACAACGGTGACAATGTCGTGGTGGTGAATGCCTCCAAAGCCGTGTTCACAGGCCGCAAACTCGAAAACAAATTCTATTACCACCACTCCAGTTACGTTGGCGGTATTAAGGCTGTCGTGGCCAAGGATTTGCTCGCAAACAAACCAGAGCGCGTTCTTGAGCACGCTGTGCGCGGCATGCTGCCCCACAACAAACTCGGTCGCAAGGTTTTCCATAACGTGAAAATCTACGCTGGCAATGAGCATCCTCACGAGGCTCAGAAGCCCGTTGCTGCTCCCGCTCGACTTGTGAAGTAA
- the rpsI gene encoding 30S ribosomal protein S9: protein MATKAIHAVGKRKTSIARVYLKPGKGKITINKRDIEDYYLRATSKMVVRQPLELTGNVGKWDILVNVMGGGLSGQAGAIRHALSKALSDMDPEYRKVLKAQGLITRDSRKKERKMYGLKSARARFQFSKR, encoded by the coding sequence ATGGCAACGAAAGCTATTCATGCTGTTGGCAAGCGTAAGACATCGATCGCTCGCGTTTACCTGAAACCAGGCAAAGGCAAGATCACGATCAACAAGCGCGACATCGAAGATTACTACCTGCGCGCCACTTCGAAGATGGTTGTTCGTCAACCACTCGAACTCACGGGCAACGTAGGCAAGTGGGATATTCTCGTGAACGTTATGGGTGGCGGCCTTTCCGGTCAAGCCGGTGCCATCCGTCACGCTCTGAGCAAGGCTCTGTCCGACATGGATCCCGAATACCGCAAGGTGCTGAAGGCTCAAGGCCTGATCACTCGCGATTCGCGGAAGAAGGAACGTAAAATGTACGGTCTTAAGTCGGCACGTGCACGCTTCCAGTTCTCGAAACGCTGA